In the genome of Delphinus delphis chromosome 15, mDelDel1.2, whole genome shotgun sequence, one region contains:
- the MUC12 gene encoding mucin-12 — protein sequence MQLLRVLCLLWMLKVSLGATGQCYNGATWNGEECACTEGYFGYQCQSLLEYLFIEVPEKINATVELRVKVTNRNFTEDLNNISSHTYLNFVQLFKSQMDKAYRSEDFPQYRGVIIRKLLKGSVVVEHVVVMEANFTSEFQELFANLTKIIKAKVMNETGKLPSNSEACKNISFLCYNEKDTFVNETVKLGFDLQGQCTQKVAKEFAQFYYVDDLNGKLACVTKCTLGTKSQMNCHHGRCQLQRSGPRCLCLNSDTHWHWGESCEFSTSKSMAYGIVGAVVVLLVVSVVVLAISLRQSQRKLHRRQENNLSRDWQEEDVLVSFQSAGVWEGQNLQGDTFGLENVYRHFQPSLQNVDPSTELHIQRPTVVTAAQRGGQGLSPLTQIWTTR from the exons GGCAGTGCTACAATGGGGCCACTTGGAACGGAGAAGAATGTGCCTGTACCGAAGGCTACTTTGGTTACCAGTGTCAGTCCCTCTTGGAATACTTATTCATAG AAGTCCCAGAAAAAATCAATGCCACTGTAGAACTGAGAGTGAAAGTAACTAACAGAAATttcacagaagacctaaataacaTATCCTCCCATACATACCTGAATTTTGTTCAACTATTCAAGAGTCAG ATGGATAAAGCTTACAGGAGCGAAGACTTTCCACAATACAGAGGCGTGATCATTAGGAAACTACT CAAAGGCAGCGTCGTGGTGGAACATGTAGTCGTCATGGAGGCAAACTTCACTTCAGAGTTTCAGGAGCTGTTTGCAAACCTCACTAAGATCATAAAGGCCAAGGTTATGAATGAGACCGGAAAGCTACCCAGTAATTCTGAAGCGTGCAAAA ACATCTCATTCCTGTGCTACAATGAGAAGGACACCTTCGTGAATGAGACCGTGAAGCTCGGCTTTGACCTGCAAG ggcaatGCACTCAGAAAGTTGCGAAGGAATTCGCCCAATTCTACTACGTGGATGATCTGAATGGGAAGCTGGCCTGTGTGACCAAGTGCACCCTGGGGACGAAGTCGCAAATGAACTGTCACCACGGCAGGTGCCAGCTTCAGCGAAGTGGCCCCCGTTGCCT GTGCCTGAACTCGGACACGCACTGGCACTGGGGAGAAAGCtgtgaattcagcaccagcaagaGCATGGCGTATGGGATCGTAGGGGCCGTGGTGGTGCTACTGGTGGTCTCGGTGGTGGTCCTGGCCATCTCACTCAGGCAATCCCAGAGAAAACTGCACAG AAG GCAAGAGAACAACCTGTCTCGAGACTGGCAAGAAGAAGATGTCCTTGTCAGCTTCCAGAGCGCCGGCGTCTGGGAAG GTCAGAATCTGCAGGGGGACACGTTTGGCCTTGAAAATGTCTACAGACACTTCCAGCCTTCCCTGCAGAACGTGGACCCCAGCACAGAG ctccaCATTCAGAGGCCCACGGTGGTGACAGCTGCTCAGAGAGGGGGACAGGGGCTCTCACCCCTCACCCAGATCTGGACGACGAGATAG